The Xanthomonas indica genome has a segment encoding these proteins:
- a CDS encoding class II aldolase/adducin family protein → MFAHEQRARVVALCVELSRRGYLAGTGGNVALRLDAERFAVTPSAIDYLAMRAEDICVVRLADLRQLDGAATPSVETGLHAQVLRRRPDVACSIHTHQPVASACALLGAALPVEDPALQVAIGHSVPMVGYFPSGTGLLAWLLARQLRPSRNAYLMRNHGVLCCGRSLEQAVAAVDALEQVAREHLTRRIRRRALHDTGLAAPLRAVLNALES, encoded by the coding sequence ATGTTTGCCCATGAACAACGCGCGCGCGTGGTCGCGCTGTGCGTGGAACTGTCGCGGCGCGGCTACCTGGCCGGGACCGGCGGCAACGTCGCCTTGCGCCTGGACGCCGAGCGCTTCGCGGTGACGCCGTCGGCCATCGATTACCTGGCGATGCGCGCCGAAGACATCTGCGTGGTGCGCCTGGCCGACCTGCGGCAACTGGATGGCGCCGCCACGCCGTCGGTGGAGACCGGGCTGCATGCGCAGGTGCTGCGCCGCCGGCCTGACGTGGCCTGCAGCATCCACACCCATCAGCCGGTGGCCAGCGCCTGCGCGCTGCTCGGTGCGGCGCTGCCGGTGGAGGACCCGGCGTTGCAGGTGGCGATCGGCCACAGCGTGCCGATGGTCGGTTACTTCCCGTCCGGCACCGGGCTGTTGGCCTGGCTGCTGGCGCGGCAACTGCGCCCATCGCGCAACGCCTATCTGATGCGCAACCACGGCGTGCTGTGCTGCGGCCGCAGCCTGGAGCAGGCGGTGGCGGCGGTCGATGCGCTGGAGCAGGTGGCGCGCGAACACCTGACACGCCGCATCCGACGCCGTGCCCTGCACGACACCGGACTGGCCGCGCCGTTGCGCGCCGTCCTCAACGCACTGGAGTCCTGA
- a CDS encoding TetR/AcrR family transcriptional regulator — protein MPADTPRSPAPHRPRLTGNKVPAQHRATETYEQILSVTAQLLGDVGVERLSTNLVCARAGLTPPALYRYFPNKYALLSELGRRLMERQNQLIPKWITQQAMSGTREELQRALAGLVLDTYRVTKATEGGVWVLRALRAVPALQQVRLDSHAQVTKGQVRFLSEAFPDADPRQLRLVSRIVVDLIYATVELLFDTRLSARAVADTVAAMIASHIEQLRDGAAAG, from the coding sequence ATGCCCGCCGACACACCGCGTTCCCCCGCACCGCACCGCCCGCGCCTGACCGGGAACAAGGTGCCGGCCCAGCATCGCGCCACCGAGACCTACGAACAGATCCTCTCGGTCACCGCGCAACTGCTCGGCGATGTCGGCGTGGAGCGGCTGTCCACCAACCTGGTGTGCGCGCGTGCGGGGCTGACGCCGCCGGCGCTGTACCGCTATTTCCCCAACAAGTACGCGCTGCTGTCGGAACTGGGCCGGCGGCTGATGGAGCGGCAGAACCAGCTCATTCCCAAGTGGATCACCCAACAGGCGATGAGCGGCACACGCGAGGAACTGCAGCGTGCGCTGGCCGGGCTGGTGCTGGATACCTACCGCGTCACCAAGGCGACCGAGGGCGGGGTGTGGGTGCTGCGCGCGCTGCGCGCGGTGCCCGCGCTGCAGCAGGTGCGCCTGGATTCGCACGCGCAGGTGACCAAGGGCCAGGTGCGCTTCCTCAGCGAGGCCTTCCCCGATGCCGATCCGCGCCAGTTGCGGCTGGTCAGCCGCATCGTGGTCGATCTGATCTACGCGACCGTGGAACTGCTGTTCGACACCCGCCTGAGCGCCCGCGCGGTGGCCGATACCGTGGCGGCGATGATCGCCAGCCATATCGAGCAACTGCGCGACGGGGCCGCGGCTGGGTGA
- a CDS encoding SDR family oxidoreductase: MRIFLTGATGFIGSALVPELLQAGHRVLGMTRSEAGAQALRAAGAEVHHGTIEDPDSLGRGAAQADAVIHAAFDHDFSNFAANCEKDRRAIAALGAALQGSDRPLLITSGTGVGSGEHGEPASEDVFNAAHPNPRIASEQAGNALREAGVNVSVMRLPQVHTPLRQGLVTPLVAIARDKGVVAYVGDGSNRWPAGHLSDTVRLYRLAIEKAQPGARYHAVGEEGVRTREIAEALGRGLTLPVVSIAPGEAAAHFGWMAMFVQLDMPASSALTQARLGWTPTGPTLIADLDEGRFAAAP; this comes from the coding sequence ATGCGTATCTTTCTGACGGGCGCGACCGGTTTCATCGGCTCGGCCCTGGTTCCCGAACTGCTCCAGGCCGGCCATCGCGTACTCGGCATGACCCGATCGGAGGCTGGCGCGCAGGCGCTGCGCGCGGCCGGCGCCGAGGTCCACCACGGCACGATCGAGGATCCGGACAGCCTGGGTCGTGGTGCCGCGCAGGCCGATGCGGTGATCCATGCGGCGTTCGACCATGATTTCAGCAACTTCGCCGCCAATTGCGAGAAGGACAGGCGCGCGATCGCGGCCCTGGGCGCGGCGCTGCAGGGCTCCGATCGCCCGCTGCTGATCACCTCGGGCACGGGCGTGGGCAGCGGCGAACACGGCGAGCCGGCCAGCGAGGACGTCTTCAACGCCGCGCATCCGAATCCGCGCATCGCCTCCGAGCAGGCCGGCAATGCGTTGCGCGAGGCCGGCGTCAATGTCTCGGTGATGCGGCTGCCACAGGTGCACACCCCGTTGCGGCAAGGACTGGTCACCCCGCTGGTGGCGATCGCGCGCGACAAGGGCGTGGTCGCCTATGTCGGCGACGGCAGCAACCGCTGGCCGGCCGGGCATCTGTCCGACACGGTGAGGCTGTATCGTCTTGCGATCGAGAAGGCGCAGCCCGGCGCGCGCTATCACGCAGTCGGCGAGGAAGGCGTGCGCACCCGCGAGATCGCCGAGGCGCTCGGACGCGGCCTGACGCTGCCGGTGGTATCGATTGCGCCAGGCGAGGCGGCCGCGCATTTCGGCTGGATGGCGATGTTCGTGCAACTCGACATGCCGGCCTCGAGCGCACTGACCCAGGCCAGGCTCGGCTGGACGCCGACCGGCCCGACGCTGATCGCGGACCTGGACGAAGGCAGGTTCGCCGCCGCGCCCTGA
- a CDS encoding helix-turn-helix transcriptional regulator, translated as MDIEIAPIGSAPPSPAVASGSALDPRALDWFERADGPPALAFMAHSPVSLRREVDWHRHVRGQLIYVEEGVLSTSTAHGQWSLPPGCAGWMPPQELHTVQVSGRVRSYLALLRPDVCADLPPRTCVIGMNGLFREVLRRMTQWGVPTALDADQQRLCAVLLDEVRNAPIEHLHLPMPRDRRLLRIAAQLLETPADDRSLAQWAHWAGLSPRSLSRHFRDETGFGFAGWRQQARLAEALRRLSDGASVADTAFRLGYSSPSAFVTAFRGRFGHPPARYLASAGGTRGLASPAASG; from the coding sequence ATGGATATCGAAATCGCGCCAATCGGGTCCGCCCCTCCCTCCCCCGCCGTCGCATCCGGCAGCGCCCTGGACCCGCGCGCCCTCGACTGGTTCGAGCGCGCCGACGGCCCGCCCGCGCTGGCCTTCATGGCGCACTCGCCGGTGTCGCTGCGGCGCGAGGTGGACTGGCACCGCCACGTGCGCGGCCAGCTGATCTATGTCGAGGAGGGCGTGCTGAGCACCTCCACCGCGCATGGCCAGTGGTCGCTGCCGCCGGGCTGCGCCGGCTGGATGCCGCCGCAGGAACTGCACACCGTGCAGGTGTCCGGGCGGGTGCGCAGCTACCTGGCGCTGCTCCGCCCCGACGTCTGCGCCGACCTGCCGCCGCGGACCTGCGTGATCGGCATGAACGGCCTGTTCCGGGAGGTGCTGCGGCGGATGACCCAATGGGGCGTGCCTACGGCGCTGGACGCCGATCAACAGCGCCTGTGCGCGGTGCTGCTGGACGAGGTGCGCAACGCGCCGATCGAGCACCTGCACCTGCCGATGCCGCGCGACCGGCGCCTGCTGCGCATCGCCGCCCAGTTGCTGGAAACCCCTGCCGACGACCGCTCACTGGCGCAGTGGGCGCACTGGGCCGGGCTATCGCCGCGCAGCCTGAGCCGGCACTTCCGCGACGAGACCGGCTTCGGCTTCGCCGGCTGGCGCCAGCAGGCGCGGCTGGCCGAGGCGCTGCGCCGGCTCAGCGACGGCGCCAGCGTCGCCGACACCGCCTTTCGCCTGGGCTACAGCAGCCCCAGCGCCTTCGTCACCGCCTTCCGCGGCCGCTTCGGCCATCCTCCGGCCCGCTACCTGGCCAGCGCCGGCGGCACGCGCGGCTTGGCATCGCCGGCCGCATCCGGATAA
- a CDS encoding MFS transporter: protein MSIGAIALLILGVQPIVLGALVEQRLITLPGVGVVAMGEIIALGIGVALGDALLPVSWQRATAIVAALLAALLNLATVQAQGDAAFVALRAAAGLAEGLLVWVATVSIVRAATPDRTTAVFMVLQALAQIALAAALALWVLPAAGWKGGFVAMAATCLLVLPLAAALTAPASLASAAIAPCATTATARLRWSPATLAPLLVAFLQMSAIGALWAYLEPLALRAGLDAHAAQLQTSWVLGMQIAGGLAAIYWVRRLSVTATLTLGSLVLCLVAASMYRVPGNPALGFAAVCVAFGFAWMFLMPFHVGLALRADAQGRVAVLVPAAQLIGSACGPLLASLLLHADDPAPVPLVGLGFALAAALLALWIGRRQRGPVAVQAGSHAR, encoded by the coding sequence TTGTCGATCGGCGCCATCGCCCTGCTGATCCTCGGCGTGCAGCCGATCGTGCTCGGCGCGCTGGTCGAGCAGCGCCTGATCACGCTGCCCGGGGTGGGCGTGGTGGCGATGGGCGAGATCATCGCGCTGGGCATCGGCGTGGCGCTGGGCGATGCGCTGCTGCCGGTGTCCTGGCAGCGCGCCACCGCGATCGTGGCGGCGCTATTGGCGGCGCTGCTGAATCTGGCCACGGTGCAGGCGCAGGGTGACGCGGCCTTCGTCGCGCTGCGCGCGGCCGCCGGCCTGGCCGAGGGCCTGCTGGTCTGGGTCGCCACGGTCAGCATCGTGCGTGCGGCGACGCCGGACCGGACCACCGCGGTGTTCATGGTGCTGCAGGCCTTGGCGCAGATCGCGCTGGCGGCGGCGCTGGCGCTGTGGGTGTTGCCGGCGGCCGGCTGGAAGGGCGGCTTCGTCGCCATGGCCGCGACCTGCCTGCTGGTGCTGCCGCTGGCGGCGGCACTGACCGCGCCAGCGTCCCTGGCGTCCGCAGCCATTGCGCCGTGCGCGACGACCGCCACCGCCAGGCTGCGCTGGTCGCCGGCGACGCTGGCGCCGCTGCTGGTGGCGTTCCTGCAGATGTCGGCGATCGGCGCGCTGTGGGCCTACCTGGAACCGCTGGCGCTGCGTGCGGGGCTGGACGCGCATGCGGCGCAACTGCAGACCTCGTGGGTGCTGGGCATGCAGATCGCCGGCGGACTGGCGGCGATCTACTGGGTGCGGCGGCTGTCGGTGACGGCGACCCTGACCCTGGGCAGCCTGGTGCTGTGCCTGGTGGCCGCGTCCATGTATCGGGTTCCCGGCAATCCGGCACTCGGGTTCGCGGCGGTGTGCGTGGCCTTCGGCTTCGCCTGGATGTTCCTGATGCCGTTCCATGTCGGCCTGGCGCTGCGCGCCGATGCGCAGGGGCGGGTGGCGGTGCTGGTACCGGCCGCGCAATTGATCGGCTCGGCCTGCGGGCCGTTGCTGGCCTCGCTGTTGCTGCACGCCGACGATCCGGCGCCGGTGCCGCTGGTCGGCCTGGGCTTCGCGCTGGCGGCGGCGCTGCTGGCGCTGTGGATCGGCCGGCGGCAACGCGGTCCGGTCGCCGTGCAGGCCGGTTCGCATGCGCGGTGA
- the parC gene encoding DNA topoisomerase IV subunit A yields the protein MTDLARPAFHGFEQLPLREYAERAYLDYSMYVVLDRALPFLGDGLKPVQRRIIYAMSELGLNAAAKPKKSARTVGDVIGKYHPHGDSACYEALVLMAQPFSYRYPLIEGQGNFGSTDDPKSFAAMRYTESKLTPIAEVLLGELGQGTVDWSPNFDGTLDEPTWMPARLPHLLLNGTTGIAVGMATDVPPHNLNEIVSALIRLLDDPDASVADLCEHVRGPDYPSTAEIITPAADLRTLYETGHGSVRARATYQKENANIVVTALPYQVSPSKVIEQIAQQMRAKKLPWLEDIRDESDHANPVRVVLVPRSNRVDAEQLMGHLFATTDLERSYRVNLNVIGLDGRPQVKNLKTLLEEWLRFRSDTVVRRLNHRLDKVERRLHLLEGLLTAFLNLDEVIRIIRTEDEPKPALIARFALSEEQADYILETRLRQLARLEEMKIRGEQDALAKEREQLQAVLASKTKLKKLIKDELMADAKKFGDARRSPLVQRDAAQAIDETELVPSEPMTVVMSEKGWIRAAKGHDVDPAALSYRDGDSLLAAVRARSTQQVAFLDSEGRAYSTLVHTLPSARGNGEPLTGRFSPAAGAAFQALASGDNDARLVLASSHGYGFVTRFENLTSRNKAGKAMLNLTPNAKVLPPAPVSGAGTDRIVAVTSAGHLLAFPVADLPELDKGKGNKIIDIPKAKLSTERVVAIAAVAPGNTLLVKSGQRTMSLSFKDLDAYLGARASRGGLLPRGWQKVDDLAVE from the coding sequence ATGACCGATCTCGCCCGCCCCGCCTTCCATGGCTTCGAACAGCTGCCGCTGCGCGAATACGCCGAACGCGCCTACCTCGACTACTCCATGTACGTGGTGCTGGACCGCGCCCTGCCGTTCCTCGGCGACGGGCTCAAGCCGGTGCAGCGGCGCATCATCTATGCGATGAGCGAGCTGGGCCTGAACGCGGCGGCCAAGCCGAAGAAGTCCGCGCGCACCGTCGGCGACGTGATCGGCAAGTACCACCCGCACGGCGACAGCGCCTGCTACGAAGCGCTGGTGCTGATGGCGCAGCCGTTCTCCTACCGCTACCCGCTGATCGAGGGCCAGGGCAACTTCGGCTCCACCGACGACCCGAAGTCGTTCGCGGCGATGCGCTACACCGAGTCCAAGCTGACCCCGATCGCCGAAGTGCTGCTGGGCGAACTGGGCCAGGGCACGGTGGACTGGTCGCCGAACTTCGACGGCACCCTGGACGAGCCGACCTGGATGCCGGCGCGGCTGCCGCACCTGCTGCTCAACGGCACTACCGGCATCGCCGTGGGCATGGCCACCGACGTGCCGCCGCACAACCTCAACGAGATCGTCAGCGCGCTGATCCGCCTGCTCGACGACCCCGATGCCAGCGTCGCCGACCTGTGCGAGCACGTGCGCGGCCCGGACTACCCGAGCACCGCCGAGATCATCACCCCGGCCGCCGACCTGCGCACCCTCTACGAAACCGGACACGGTAGCGTGCGCGCCCGCGCCACCTACCAGAAGGAAAACGCCAACATCGTGGTCACGGCGCTGCCTTACCAGGTGTCGCCGTCCAAGGTGATCGAGCAGATCGCGCAGCAGATGCGCGCCAAGAAGCTGCCGTGGCTGGAAGACATCCGCGACGAGTCCGACCACGCCAACCCGGTGCGGGTGGTGCTGGTGCCGCGCTCCAACCGGGTCGATGCCGAGCAGCTGATGGGCCACCTGTTCGCCACCACCGACCTGGAGCGCAGCTACCGGGTCAACCTCAACGTGATCGGCCTGGACGGCCGCCCGCAGGTCAAGAACCTCAAGACCCTGCTGGAGGAATGGCTGCGCTTCCGCAGCGACACCGTGGTGCGCCGCCTCAACCATCGCCTGGACAAGGTCGAGCGCCGCCTGCACCTGTTGGAAGGCCTGCTGACCGCGTTCCTCAACCTGGATGAAGTGATCCGCATCATCCGCACCGAGGACGAGCCGAAGCCGGCGCTGATCGCGCGCTTCGCGCTCAGCGAGGAACAGGCCGACTACATCCTGGAAACGCGCCTGCGCCAACTGGCGCGGCTGGAGGAGATGAAGATCCGCGGCGAGCAGGATGCGCTGGCCAAGGAACGCGAGCAGCTGCAGGCGGTGCTGGCCAGCAAGACCAAGCTGAAGAAGCTGATCAAGGACGAGCTGATGGCCGATGCCAAGAAGTTCGGCGATGCGCGGCGGTCGCCGCTGGTCCAGCGCGACGCGGCCCAGGCCATCGACGAGACCGAACTGGTGCCGAGCGAGCCGATGACCGTGGTGATGTCGGAGAAGGGCTGGATCCGCGCGGCCAAGGGCCACGACGTGGATCCGGCGGCACTGTCCTACCGCGACGGCGACAGCCTGCTGGCGGCGGTGCGCGCGCGCAGCACGCAGCAGGTGGCGTTCCTGGATTCGGAAGGCCGCGCCTACTCGACCCTGGTGCATACCCTGCCCTCGGCACGTGGCAACGGCGAGCCGCTGACCGGGCGCTTCTCGCCCGCCGCCGGCGCCGCCTTCCAGGCCCTGGCCAGCGGCGACAACGACGCGCGCCTGGTGCTGGCGTCCTCGCACGGCTACGGCTTCGTCACCCGTTTCGAGAACCTGACCAGCCGCAACAAGGCCGGCAAGGCCATGCTCAACCTGACCCCGAACGCCAAGGTGCTGCCGCCGGCCCCGGTGAGCGGCGCCGGCACCGACCGCATCGTCGCGGTCACCAGCGCCGGCCACCTGCTGGCCTTCCCGGTCGCCGACCTGCCCGAGCTGGACAAGGGCAAGGGCAACAAGATCATCGACATCCCCAAGGCCAAGCTCAGCACCGAACGGGTGGTGGCGATCGCCGCGGTGGCACCGGGCAACACGCTGCTGGTGAAGAGCGGCCAGCGCACCATGTCGCTGTCGTTCAAGGACCTGGACGCCTACCTCGGCGCCCGCGCCAGCCGCGGCGGGCTGCTGCCGCGCGGCTGGCAGAAGGTCGACGATCTGGCGGTGGAATAA
- a CDS encoding aldehyde dehydrogenase family protein gives MSPEPVQDTAPETIAALFAAQQATALAWRGSSANARRAHLRALRDALLARRQALIAAFAADFAKPALEVELTELLPVVDEIATAIAQLPRWMRPRKVAPTLLALGTRARIAYQPKGRCLIIGPWNYPVATVLGPLVSALAAGNTALIKPSEFTPQVNAVLQAVLEEAFAPEEVALVQGGAATAQALLACPFDHVFFTGSASVGRQVMAAAARQLTPVTLELGGKSPVIVDRSADLRRAAEVIVWAKLVNAGQTCIAPDTLFVHRDVGARLLDHCRALLAQRYGTDAQAVAASPHLARMIHPAHAARVADLIDEARAGGAQLLAGGEHDAARRYVAPTLLAQVPAQARIAQEEIFGPVLPVVEFAHLDEVLDRLDAAPKPLALYLWSRDRAGIARVLARTSSGSAVVNHCLQQFVHSGLPFGGVGASGFGSGHGVHGFRAFSHERALLQGGRLPIVKAFFPPYTSLQQRLAAGLSAWLARR, from the coding sequence ATGTCGCCTGAGCCCGTGCAGGACACCGCGCCGGAGACGATCGCGGCGCTGTTCGCCGCGCAGCAGGCCACCGCGCTGGCTTGGCGCGGCTCGTCGGCGAACGCGCGGCGCGCGCATCTGCGGGCGCTGCGCGATGCGTTGCTGGCGCGGCGGCAGGCCTTGATCGCCGCCTTCGCCGCCGATTTCGCCAAGCCTGCGCTGGAAGTGGAATTGACCGAGCTGCTGCCGGTGGTCGACGAGATCGCCACCGCCATCGCGCAGCTGCCGCGCTGGATGCGGCCGCGCAAGGTCGCGCCGACCCTGCTGGCCCTGGGCACGCGCGCGCGCATCGCCTACCAGCCCAAGGGCCGCTGCCTGATCATCGGGCCCTGGAACTATCCGGTGGCCACCGTGCTGGGGCCGCTGGTGTCGGCGCTGGCCGCCGGCAACACCGCGCTGATCAAGCCGTCCGAATTCACGCCGCAGGTCAACGCGGTGCTGCAGGCAGTGCTGGAGGAGGCGTTCGCGCCGGAGGAAGTGGCGCTGGTGCAGGGCGGTGCGGCGACCGCGCAGGCCTTGCTGGCGTGTCCGTTCGACCATGTGTTCTTCACCGGCTCGGCGTCGGTGGGCCGGCAGGTGATGGCCGCGGCGGCGCGGCAGTTGACCCCGGTGACGCTGGAGCTGGGCGGCAAGTCGCCGGTGATCGTCGACCGTAGCGCCGACCTGCGCCGCGCCGCCGAGGTGATCGTCTGGGCCAAGCTGGTCAACGCCGGACAGACCTGCATCGCACCGGATACCTTGTTCGTGCATCGCGATGTCGGCGCGCGCCTGCTCGACCACTGCCGCGCGCTGCTGGCGCAGCGCTACGGTACCGATGCGCAGGCGGTCGCCGCCAGCCCGCACCTGGCGCGCATGATCCACCCGGCGCATGCCGCGCGCGTGGCCGACCTGATCGACGAGGCGCGCGCCGGCGGCGCGCAGCTGCTGGCCGGTGGCGAGCACGACGCGGCACGGCGCTACGTGGCGCCGACGCTGCTGGCGCAGGTGCCGGCGCAGGCGCGGATCGCGCAGGAAGAGATCTTCGGTCCGGTGCTGCCGGTGGTGGAGTTCGCGCACCTCGACGAGGTGCTCGACCGGCTCGACGCTGCGCCCAAGCCGCTGGCGCTGTATCTGTGGAGCCGCGACCGCGCCGGCATCGCGCGGGTGCTGGCGCGCACCAGTTCCGGCAGCGCGGTGGTCAACCACTGCCTGCAGCAGTTCGTGCACAGCGGCCTGCCGTTCGGCGGGGTGGGCGCCTCGGGCTTCGGCAGCGGCCACGGCGTGCACGGCTTCCGCGCCTTCTCGCACGAGCGCGCGCTGCTGCAGGGCGGCCGCCTGCCGATCGTCAAAGCGTTCTTTCCTCCCTACACGTCCTTGCAGCAGCGCCTGGCGGCCGGCCTCAGCGCTTGGCTGGCGCGGCGCTGA
- a CDS encoding helix-turn-helix transcriptional regulator, whose translation MTSDPARSLGEFLRSRRTRLDPSSFGFSGRRRTPGLRREEVAQRANISPTWYTWLEQGRGGAPSAQVLERIAGALLLTDAEREHLFMVALGRRPEVRYRAVAGVNPRLQRVLDALETSPAIVKTPTWDVVAWNRAAAVVLTDYGQLPVGERNILRFLFCHPATRAKQHDWDRVARFVVGAFRADVVRAGLASEAGDLVTELCALSAEFEALWHDHEVLSHGEGDGEKRLKHPVLGEIALEYSAFAVDGRPDLGMIVYTPVDAAVAAGIRALATTQGAVQAARTDAPPTSV comes from the coding sequence ATGACGTCCGATCCGGCCCGTTCCCTGGGCGAGTTTCTGCGCAGCCGGCGGACCCGGCTCGACCCCAGCAGCTTCGGCTTCTCCGGCCGTCGGCGCACGCCGGGACTGCGCCGCGAGGAAGTCGCGCAGCGCGCCAACATCAGCCCGACCTGGTACACCTGGCTGGAACAGGGGCGCGGCGGCGCGCCCTCGGCGCAGGTGCTGGAGCGGATCGCCGGCGCGCTGCTGCTGACCGACGCCGAACGCGAACATCTGTTCATGGTCGCACTGGGGCGACGGCCGGAAGTGCGCTATCGCGCGGTGGCGGGCGTCAACCCGCGGCTGCAGCGCGTGCTCGATGCGCTGGAAACGAGTCCGGCCATCGTCAAGACGCCGACCTGGGACGTGGTGGCCTGGAATCGCGCGGCCGCCGTGGTGCTGACCGATTACGGCCAACTGCCCGTCGGCGAGCGCAACATCCTGCGTTTCCTGTTCTGTCATCCCGCCACGCGTGCCAAGCAGCACGATTGGGACAGGGTGGCACGCTTCGTGGTGGGCGCGTTTCGTGCCGACGTGGTGCGTGCAGGACTCGCCTCGGAAGCGGGAGACCTGGTGACCGAGTTGTGCGCGCTCAGCGCCGAGTTCGAGGCCTTGTGGCACGACCACGAGGTGCTGAGCCACGGCGAGGGCGACGGCGAGAAGCGTCTCAAGCATCCGGTGCTCGGCGAGATCGCGCTCGAGTACTCGGCCTTCGCCGTCGACGGCAGGCCGGATCTGGGCATGATCGTCTACACCCCCGTCGACGCCGCCGTGGCCGCAGGCATTCGCGCACTGGCGACCACGCAGGGTGCGGTGCAGGCGGCGCGGACGGACGCGCCGCCGACATCGGTGTGA
- a CDS encoding MarR family transcriptional regulator has protein sequence MNCAPSLSGPPSFGLLLRQVRDGLMRRLDEAMAGLELDLCFSHYLGMKALAYMSPCTANELAQALDQNPSAVTRLLDKLEDLGWVRREAHAQDRRALQIVLTDDGRALWQQLKQRGEDAIADALRDLSAEEREHLFSLLARVRDSLNSP, from the coding sequence ATGAACTGCGCTCCCTCCCTGTCCGGTCCGCCCTCGTTCGGCCTGCTGCTGCGCCAGGTGCGTGACGGCCTGATGCGGCGCCTGGACGAGGCCATGGCCGGGCTGGAACTCGACCTGTGCTTCAGCCACTACCTCGGCATGAAGGCCTTGGCCTACATGTCGCCGTGCACCGCCAACGAACTGGCCCAGGCGCTTGACCAGAACCCCAGCGCGGTGACCCGCCTGCTGGACAAGCTGGAAGACCTGGGGTGGGTACGCCGCGAAGCGCATGCGCAGGACCGCCGCGCGCTGCAGATCGTGCTCACCGACGACGGCCGCGCGCTGTGGCAGCAACTCAAGCAGCGCGGCGAAGACGCCATCGCCGATGCGTTGCGCGATCTGTCCGCCGAGGAGCGCGAGCACCTGTTTTCGCTGTTGGCCCGCGTCCGCGACTCCCTCAATTCGCCCTGA
- a CDS encoding aminotransferase class III-fold pyridoxal phosphate-dependent enzyme, with protein MSQTPAISQWPDVDQLYARFHALVNQPMRPIGAAGMAKVMRYFDERCQGSRRLGEAAKQVIPGGVQHNLAFNHPFPLAMHSAEGAYLTDVDGNRYIDFLQAGGPTLLGSNPPELREHVQAVLDQCGPVTGLLHEYEVKLAELVCASMPAVEMLRLLGSGTEAVMGAVRLARTHTRKKWIIKIGGAYHGWSDQLVYGMRLPGTGRMEAIGIPRGATAYTQECHPNDLEALRRKLQLNRLRGGTAAVLLEPLGPESGTRPVHHDYNRQVRTLCDEFGALLIFDEVVTGFRLGPGGAQGYFGVLPDITVLGKCLAGGYPMAGAIGGRREVMMSLVGGIGTTARRAFVGGTLSANPLSCVAGYHALLEAQRSDAAGQAGRAGDRLRQGLEAIIRRLGLPYVVYNMGSIVHLQTSGVLLLDTGNLYKLWRVRNEAKQRKHMMEEMGAAYSAHGLITLAGSRIYTSRADTDAVVDEALNRFDDVFKLV; from the coding sequence ATGAGCCAGACCCCCGCCATTTCGCAATGGCCCGATGTGGACCAGTTGTACGCGCGCTTCCATGCGCTGGTGAACCAGCCGATGCGGCCGATCGGCGCCGCCGGCATGGCCAAGGTGATGCGCTACTTCGACGAGCGTTGCCAGGGCTCCAGGCGCCTGGGCGAGGCGGCCAAGCAGGTGATCCCCGGCGGCGTGCAGCACAACCTGGCGTTCAACCATCCGTTCCCGCTGGCCATGCACAGCGCCGAGGGCGCGTACCTGACCGACGTCGACGGCAACCGCTACATCGACTTCCTGCAGGCCGGCGGCCCGACCCTGCTCGGGTCCAATCCGCCGGAACTGCGCGAACACGTGCAGGCGGTGCTGGACCAGTGCGGCCCGGTGACCGGCCTGCTGCACGAATACGAGGTCAAGCTGGCCGAACTGGTCTGCGCCAGCATGCCGGCGGTGGAGATGCTGCGCTTGCTCGGTTCCGGCACCGAGGCGGTGATGGGTGCGGTGCGCCTGGCCCGCACCCACACCCGCAAGAAATGGATCATCAAGATCGGCGGCGCCTACCACGGCTGGAGCGACCAGTTGGTGTACGGCATGCGCCTGCCGGGCACCGGGCGCATGGAAGCGATCGGCATCCCGCGTGGCGCCACCGCCTACACCCAGGAATGCCATCCCAACGATCTGGAGGCATTGCGCCGCAAGCTGCAGCTCAACCGCCTGCGCGGCGGCACCGCGGCGGTGCTGCTGGAACCGCTGGGGCCGGAGAGCGGCACGCGGCCAGTGCATCACGACTACAACCGGCAGGTGCGCACGCTCTGCGACGAGTTCGGCGCGCTGCTGATCTTCGACGAGGTGGTCACCGGCTTTCGGCTCGGCCCGGGCGGCGCGCAGGGCTACTTCGGGGTCCTGCCGGACATCACCGTGCTCGGCAAATGCCTGGCCGGCGGCTATCCGATGGCCGGGGCGATCGGTGGGCGCCGCGAGGTGATGATGAGCCTGGTCGGCGGCATCGGCACCACGGCGCGGCGGGCCTTCGTCGGCGGCACGCTGTCGGCCAATCCGCTGTCCTGCGTGGCCGGCTACCACGCCTTGCTGGAGGCGCAGCGCAGCGATGCCGCCGGCCAGGCCGGCCGCGCCGGCGATCGCCTGCGGCAGGGTCTGGAGGCGATCATCCGCCGTCTCGGCCTGCCGTACGTGGTCTACAACATGGGCTCGATCGTGCACCTGCAGACCTCCGGCGTGCTGCTGCTGGACACCGGCAACCTGTACAAGCTGTGGCGCGTGCGCAACGAAGCCAAGCAGCGCAAGCACATGATGGAGGAGATGGGCGCGGCGTACTCCGCGCACGGGCTGATCACCCTGGCCGGCAGCCGCATCTACACCAGCCGCGCCGATACCGATGCGGTGGTGGACGAAGCGCTGAACCGCTTCGACGACGTGTTCAAGCTGGTGTAG